From one Thermatribacter velox genomic stretch:
- the aglA gene encoding alpha-glucosidase AglA, translated as MKISIVGAGSVRFALQLIGDIAKTENLSGAFISLMDINQEKLHTVHFLAQKYAEELGAQLSFEKTTSLEQTLEGADFVINTAAPLYPERYEKVTEIGEKHGYYRGIDSQEFNMVSTYSYVICSYPDLKLSLEIARLMEKLCPEAWLLQTANPVFEVTQLLTQTTRAKVIGFCHGFSGVFEVFRALGLEPQEVDWQVAGVNHGIWMNRFLYRGKDAYPLLEEWIEKNASSWKPRTPWDVQLSPAVIDMYRFYGMLPIGDTCRNGSWKYNYNLETKRRWYGEFGGIDNEVERPRYHQQLRESKRKLLDLAQEIQKHPHSKLTEIYPELFSKEKMSGEQHIPFINALSGGPEARLILNLQNQGVISGLPDDVVVEIPVVVRKDGLYPEKLEPDLTWRIKEMYLMPRILRMRWALEAFLSQDKRVLEEFLVRDPRTRSFEQIQAVLEEIMSLPINEELARYFGYR; from the coding sequence ATGAAAATCTCCATAGTAGGAGCAGGAAGTGTGCGTTTTGCTTTACAGCTGATAGGTGATATAGCAAAGACTGAAAACCTCTCTGGAGCTTTTATCTCTCTGATGGACATAAATCAAGAAAAACTGCATACCGTTCATTTCCTGGCTCAGAAGTACGCAGAGGAGCTTGGTGCTCAGCTTTCCTTTGAAAAAACCACCAGTCTTGAACAGACTCTGGAGGGAGCAGATTTTGTAATCAACACCGCTGCTCCTCTTTATCCTGAACGTTACGAAAAGGTCACCGAAATTGGAGAAAAGCACGGTTATTACCGGGGTATTGACAGCCAGGAGTTCAACATGGTTTCCACCTATTCCTATGTCATCTGTTCTTATCCGGATCTTAAGCTGTCCCTGGAGATTGCCAGACTCATGGAAAAACTCTGTCCTGAAGCCTGGTTGTTGCAAACTGCCAACCCAGTTTTTGAGGTTACCCAATTACTCACTCAGACCACCAGGGCAAAGGTTATTGGTTTCTGCCATGGTTTTTCAGGGGTGTTTGAGGTTTTCCGTGCCCTGGGCCTTGAGCCTCAGGAAGTGGATTGGCAGGTTGCAGGCGTTAATCATGGCATCTGGATGAATCGTTTCCTGTACCGGGGAAAGGATGCCTACCCCCTGCTTGAAGAGTGGATAGAGAAGAATGCTTCTTCCTGGAAACCTCGCACTCCCTGGGATGTCCAGTTGAGCCCGGCCGTGATTGATATGTACCGTTTCTATGGTATGTTGCCCATTGGGGATACCTGCCGCAATGGAAGCTGGAAGTACAACTACAACCTGGAGACCAAGAGAAGATGGTATGGAGAGTTTGGGGGAATTGATAATGAAGTGGAACGCCCTCGCTATCACCAGCAGTTGAGAGAAAGCAAGCGCAAACTCCTGGACCTTGCCCAGGAGATTCAAAAACATCCCCACTCCAAACTCACCGAGATATATCCGGAGCTCTTCAGCAAAGAGAAGATGAGTGGCGAACAGCACATTCCCTTCATAAACGCTCTTTCGGGCGGACCAGAAGCTCGTTTGATTCTCAACTTGCAAAACCAGGGTGTTATTTCTGGTTTACCTGATGATGTGGTGGTAGAGATTCCCGTGGTGGTGAGAAAAGATGGTCTGTATCCAGAGAAATTGGAGCCCGATTTGACCTGGAGAATCAAAGAGATGTATCTCATGCCCAGGATTCTGCGCATGCGCTGGGCACTGGAAGCTTTCCTGAGCCAAGACAAGAGAGTACTTGAAGAATTTCTGGTTAGAGATCCCCGTACCAGGTCCTTTGAACAGATTCAGGCAGTACTTGAAGAGATCATGAGTTTACCCATCAATGAGGAATTAGCCAGGTACTTTGGTTATCGATGA
- a CDS encoding carbohydrate ABC transporter permease has protein sequence MKSLFNTVYFASGTVLLSVVLSLVFAVLLNQPFKGRGLFRTIIYLPVVTPMLAVAFAWKFMLDPSPSGLVNYLFSMVGIESKQWLSNVKLAMPAVIFVSVWKTLGYNMIIYLAGLQEIPISLYEAAEIDGATFWQKFFYITVPLLKPVTIFVLVTSTISAFQAFEQIYGMTEGGPANSTYTLAYLIYVKAFRSLKFGEASALAVMLALIVLGLMSFYIKASFKKD, from the coding sequence TTGAAGAGCTTGTTTAACACTGTTTATTTTGCGTCAGGGACTGTGCTTTTAAGTGTTGTATTATCCCTTGTATTTGCGGTTTTGCTCAATCAGCCTTTTAAGGGAAGAGGCCTCTTTAGGACCATTATTTATTTGCCTGTGGTAACGCCCATGCTTGCTGTAGCATTTGCGTGGAAGTTTATGCTGGATCCTTCTCCCAGCGGGCTGGTGAACTATCTGTTCAGCATGGTGGGTATTGAGAGCAAACAGTGGCTTAGCAACGTTAAATTAGCCATGCCCGCAGTGATATTCGTTTCAGTATGGAAAACTTTGGGTTACAACATGATCATATATTTAGCAGGGCTTCAGGAAATACCAATTTCGTTGTATGAAGCCGCAGAGATAGATGGAGCTACTTTTTGGCAAAAATTTTTCTATATCACCGTTCCCTTGCTTAAGCCGGTTACAATTTTTGTGCTGGTAACCTCTACGATCAGCGCTTTTCAGGCATTTGAGCAAATATACGGGATGACTGAGGGAGGTCCGGCTAATTCTACCTATACCCTGGCTTATTTAATATATGTAAAGGCTTTTAGGAGTTTGAAATTTGGGGAAGCTTCTGCTTTGGCGGTTATGTTGGCACTAATAGTGTTGGGTTTAATGAGCTTTTATATAAAGGCAAGTTTTAAAAAAGATTAA
- a CDS encoding sugar ABC transporter substrate-binding protein — translation MRKRSFIIVSMMVMICVFVITGIVSAAGEVVLKIWDTAAPLRDPYRKMIFEKFEKENPGIKVEFEGIPWGQFMEKIITSIAAGTAPDVIRFGYAPRFASRGMLVPLDDFINGPDGLDLSEYVDGALNAAHMWEGKIYALPHNLVPYGVFYNLSILEGAGASIPQTFEEFVALAEKLTVKDEKGEFVQRGVQISEYVDYMILFLYNRGARDVEVYNHSVKELTLNTPEGVQGLTDLAKLYQSGAAIFANNEQPFVTGYTAMWITQSNDAFMFRPEAYPDFKFDFSLLPPPEGREAVLAGVSRDGAFIPVTSKHKDLAWKLCKAYASKEATALLYQGKYGTLPPFKDILVTPPATPAYEPYQKDPFLRKLAQIVSKNKMISPIYHWHMEGEEIGNIMTEEFGLAVRGAKSPQEALDSMTKRINEILQR, via the coding sequence ATGCGGAAGAGAAGTTTTATTATCGTAAGTATGATGGTTATGATTTGTGTGTTTGTGATCACGGGTATTGTAAGTGCAGCAGGGGAGGTGGTTCTTAAAATATGGGATACGGCTGCTCCTCTTAGGGATCCTTATCGCAAGATGATATTTGAAAAGTTTGAAAAGGAAAACCCAGGCATCAAGGTGGAATTTGAAGGAATTCCTTGGGGTCAATTTATGGAAAAGATTATTACTTCAATTGCTGCAGGTACGGCCCCTGATGTAATACGATTTGGGTACGCTCCTCGCTTTGCTTCCCGAGGAATGCTTGTTCCTCTGGATGATTTTATTAATGGACCAGACGGATTGGACCTGAGTGAATATGTAGATGGAGCTCTTAACGCTGCCCATATGTGGGAAGGAAAAATTTATGCTTTACCCCACAACTTGGTACCTTATGGAGTGTTCTACAATCTTTCTATATTGGAAGGGGCAGGAGCTTCTATACCTCAAACTTTTGAAGAGTTTGTAGCTCTTGCTGAAAAACTTACCGTGAAGGATGAAAAAGGCGAGTTCGTACAGCGAGGAGTTCAGATATCTGAATATGTTGATTACATGATTTTGTTTCTCTACAATCGGGGGGCCCGAGATGTTGAAGTTTATAACCACAGCGTTAAGGAGTTGACTCTCAACACTCCTGAGGGTGTCCAGGGACTAACAGATTTGGCCAAGCTTTATCAGAGCGGAGCAGCTATTTTTGCTAATAATGAACAACCCTTTGTTACTGGTTATACAGCGATGTGGATTACTCAATCTAACGATGCGTTCATGTTCCGACCCGAGGCTTATCCGGATTTTAAATTTGACTTCTCGCTGTTACCTCCACCTGAAGGGCGAGAAGCGGTATTAGCCGGAGTGTCTCGAGATGGGGCTTTCATACCGGTGACTTCGAAGCATAAAGATCTTGCATGGAAACTTTGCAAAGCTTACGCTTCAAAAGAAGCTACGGCGTTACTCTACCAGGGCAAGTATGGTACATTGCCTCCTTTCAAAGATATCCTGGTAACTCCCCCTGCAACTCCAGCATATGAACCTTATCAGAAAGATCCTTTCCTTCGTAAGTTGGCCCAAATAGTGAGTAAAAACAAAATGATATCACCCATATATCACTGGCATATGGAAGGAGAAGAAATTGGAAATATAATGACGGAAGAGTTTGGTCTTGCTGTGAGGGGCGCGAAGTCTCCTCAAGAAGCATTGGATAGCATGACGAAAAGGATTAACGAGATTTTGCAAAGATAA
- a CDS encoding carbohydrate ABC transporter permease, whose translation MKKVRKDSFFLKILTYSIMIFVSLWFFLPFAWMISVSLKPSGQVYEYPPRLIPSPATFENYFTAWEKASFSRYFLNTTIFAVVGTCATLILCSLGGYVFAKLKFPGRNLLFVVVLSTMMLPFFSVLVPLFLIVKNLGLINTFAGLVLPGVVNGYFIFLFRQFFSMLPDDLIEAARIDGCSEFRIFLQVILPLAKPALATVAIFGFMNRWNALVWPLVVLTDPDKRTLQVGLAIFQGEQLTGAQWNELMAASVISLLPTVVVFLLAQKYFTTGIALTGIKE comes from the coding sequence GTGAAAAAGGTGCGAAAAGATTCTTTCTTTTTAAAGATTTTAACTTACTCCATAATGATTTTCGTCTCTCTGTGGTTTTTTCTTCCTTTTGCTTGGATGATAAGCGTTTCTCTGAAGCCGAGTGGGCAAGTATATGAGTACCCCCCGCGGCTTATTCCTTCGCCAGCTACTTTTGAAAATTATTTTACTGCCTGGGAAAAGGCGAGCTTTAGTCGTTACTTTCTTAATACAACGATATTCGCGGTGGTGGGGACTTGTGCAACCCTCATTCTCTGCTCCCTTGGTGGATATGTGTTTGCCAAGCTCAAATTCCCTGGGAGGAACTTACTCTTTGTTGTCGTGCTCTCTACCATGATGCTTCCTTTCTTTTCCGTTTTGGTCCCCCTTTTTCTTATAGTTAAAAATCTTGGGCTGATTAATACTTTCGCTGGTTTGGTATTGCCTGGAGTTGTTAATGGATATTTTATATTCCTGTTTAGACAGTTCTTTTCCATGCTCCCTGATGATCTCATCGAAGCTGCACGGATCGACGGTTGCTCTGAATTCAGGATTTTTCTTCAGGTGATACTTCCTTTAGCTAAGCCTGCTTTGGCTACAGTCGCAATTTTTGGCTTTATGAATAGGTGGAATGCTCTGGTATGGCCGTTGGTAGTACTTACGGATCCTGATAAGCGTACTCTACAAGTAGGTTTGGCCATATTTCAAGGTGAGCAGCTTACGGGAGCTCAATGGAATGAGCTTATGGCTGCTTCTGTGATATCACTTTTACCTACGGTAGTTGTGTTTCTTTTGGCTCAAAAATACTTTACCACTGGAATAGCGCTTACGGGGATCAAAGAGTGA
- the larB gene encoding nickel pincer cofactor biosynthesis protein LarB, with translation MDEEKLRQLLEQLKRDEISIDEVLDNLKELPFKDLGFAKVDHHRELRKGYPEVVYGEGKTEEQVVEIVSEMLKKDSNILVTRTSQKTYQAVKEICSQAEYHHLARAIVIRRRKIEVSDTYIAVVTAGTSDIPVAEEAALTAEMMGNRVERIFDVGVAGIHRLLAHLNVIRGAKVVIVVAGMEGALASVVGGLVERPVIAVPTSVGYGASFKGLAALLAMLNSCASGVAVVNIDNGFGAGYLASLINRG, from the coding sequence ATGGACGAGGAAAAACTGAGACAGCTTCTTGAGCAGCTAAAAAGGGATGAGATTTCCATCGATGAAGTGCTGGATAATCTAAAAGAATTGCCCTTTAAAGACCTGGGCTTTGCCAAGGTGGACCACCACCGGGAACTTAGAAAGGGTTACCCCGAGGTAGTTTATGGGGAAGGAAAGACCGAAGAGCAGGTGGTGGAGATAGTAAGTGAAATGCTCAAAAAGGATAGCAACATTCTGGTGACCAGGACCAGCCAGAAGACGTATCAGGCAGTAAAAGAAATTTGCTCCCAGGCCGAGTATCACCATCTGGCCCGTGCGATAGTTATCCGACGGAGAAAAATCGAAGTGAGCGATACCTATATTGCTGTAGTTACTGCAGGCACTTCCGATATTCCGGTGGCTGAGGAAGCGGCTCTGACGGCTGAGATGATGGGAAACCGGGTGGAGAGGATATTTGATGTGGGAGTGGCAGGAATTCACAGATTGCTTGCTCATCTAAACGTTATAAGGGGTGCAAAAGTGGTTATAGTGGTAGCAGGGATGGAGGGCGCTCTGGCCAGCGTGGTGGGTGGTCTGGTCGAAAGACCTGTGATTGCTGTTCCCACCAGCGTAGGTTATGGAGCCAGCTTTAAAGGATTGGCTGCACTTTTGGCTATGCTGAATAGCTGTGCAAGTGGAGTGGCTGTGGTTAACATAGACAATGGGTTTGGTGCCGGGTATCTGGCCAGCTTGATTAACAGAGGATAG